One Thermus sp. CCB_US3_UF1 DNA window includes the following coding sequences:
- a CDS encoding SDR family oxidoreductase, with protein MKLAGKVVVVTGAGSGLGQALALELLRRGARVAAVDLREEGLRATQERAGRLAQGLSLHVLDITHREGVEALPQEVEAAHGQVDGLINNAGIIQPFKRLWELEEATLERVMRVNFWGTLYMTRAFLPRLLARPEAHLVNVSSMGGFLPVPGQTVYGASKAAVKLLTEGLWAELQGTPVRVTLALPGAMRTGIAEHSGVAAPGAGGQVKVPILEPERAAQILLDAVERDAFRVLLGQDARTMDLLYRLSPLRATRLIQSRMRHLLS; from the coding sequence ATGAAGCTGGCCGGCAAGGTGGTGGTGGTCACGGGGGCGGGAAGCGGGCTGGGCCAGGCCCTGGCCCTGGAGCTCCTTAGGCGGGGGGCGAGGGTGGCGGCGGTGGACCTGAGGGAGGAGGGCCTGAGGGCCACCCAGGAGCGGGCGGGCCGCCTGGCCCAGGGCTTGAGCCTCCACGTCCTGGACATCACCCACCGCGAGGGGGTGGAGGCCCTGCCCCAGGAGGTGGAGGCGGCGCACGGCCAGGTGGACGGGCTCATCAACAACGCCGGCATCATCCAGCCCTTCAAGCGGCTTTGGGAGCTGGAGGAGGCCACCCTGGAGCGGGTGATGCGGGTGAACTTCTGGGGCACCCTCTACATGACCCGGGCCTTCCTGCCCCGGCTTTTGGCCCGGCCCGAGGCCCACCTGGTCAACGTCTCCAGCATGGGGGGGTTTCTGCCCGTCCCGGGGCAGACGGTGTACGGGGCCTCCAAGGCGGCGGTGAAGCTTCTCACCGAGGGGCTTTGGGCCGAGCTCCAGGGTACGCCGGTGCGGGTGACCCTGGCCCTGCCCGGGGCCATGCGCACCGGGATCGCCGAGCACTCCGGGGTGGCGGCCCCGGGGGCCGGGGGGCAGGTGAAGGTGCCCATCCTGGAGCCGGAAAGGGCCGCCCAGATCCTCCTGGATGCCGTGGAGCGGGACGCCTTCCGGGTCCTCCTGGGGCAGGACGCCCGCACCATGGACCTCCTCTACCGCCTAAGCCCCCTTCGCGCCACCCGGCTCATCCAAAGCCGC
- a CDS encoding thioesterase family protein: MRPIPPGYEATFELVVTEAMTVDFEELGPVHPVYATYWMAKHMELAGRKIILPFLEEGEEGIGSYVEVRHLASALPGMRVRIVARHERTEGNRVHATMEAFNELGDLIGRGRTEQVILPKAKVEVLFARLRARWREGAGPA, translated from the coding sequence ATGCGCCCCATCCCTCCGGGCTACGAGGCCACCTTTGAGCTGGTGGTCACCGAGGCCATGACCGTGGACTTTGAGGAGCTGGGGCCCGTCCACCCCGTCTACGCCACCTACTGGATGGCCAAGCACATGGAGCTGGCCGGGCGGAAGATCATCCTGCCCTTTCTGGAGGAGGGGGAGGAGGGGATCGGGAGCTACGTGGAGGTGCGCCACCTGGCCTCGGCCCTGCCGGGCATGCGGGTGCGCATCGTAGCCCGGCACGAGCGCACCGAGGGAAACCGGGTCCACGCCACCATGGAAGCCTTCAACGAGCTGGGCGACCTCATCGGCCGGGGGCGCACCGAGCAGGTGATCCTGCCCAAGGCCAAGGTGGAGGTCCTCTTCGCCCGGCTCAGGGCCCGCTGGCGGGAAGGGGCGGGTCCCGCCTGA
- a CDS encoding phenylacetate--CoA ligase family protein: MYQPELETLPRNSLRQLQEERLRHIVAYVYQRVPFYRSLLDEAGVDPGRVRGLEDLPRLPFTRKDHLRENYPFGLFAVPRQELARIHASSGTTGKPTVVGYTKADLRVFAQVVARSLAAAGARPGMTLHNAYGYGLFTGGLGLHGGAEALGLNVVPASGGMTERQLTLIQDLRPEVISCTPSYAQTLAEEFRKRGVSPAELSLAYAVLGAEPWTEAIRKQVDEGLGVRSTNIYGLSEIIGPGVANECVEERQGSHIWEDHFLPEVVDPETGEPLPEGKVGVLVLTTLTKEAMPLLRYWTGDLTFLTYAPCSCGRTHVRMGPVLGRTDDMLIIRGVNVYPTQVEAVLLGIPEVEPYYQIVVRREGTLDEAELKVEVSEAFFREIGQKALSDEVIEADHRLHALRERVAHRIKDTIGVSMKVTLLAPGGAPRSEGGKLRRVLDLRKA; this comes from the coding sequence ATGTACCAGCCGGAACTGGAAACCCTTCCCAGGAATAGCCTTAGGCAGCTGCAGGAGGAGAGGCTTCGCCACATCGTGGCCTACGTCTACCAACGGGTGCCCTTTTACCGAAGCCTCCTGGACGAGGCCGGGGTGGACCCCGGCAGGGTGCGGGGCCTCGAGGACCTCCCCCGGCTCCCCTTCACCCGCAAGGACCACCTGCGGGAGAACTACCCCTTCGGCCTCTTCGCCGTCCCCCGGCAGGAGCTTGCCCGCATCCACGCCTCCAGCGGCACCACGGGCAAGCCCACGGTGGTGGGCTACACCAAGGCCGACCTCCGGGTCTTCGCCCAGGTGGTGGCCCGCTCCCTGGCCGCCGCCGGGGCCAGGCCGGGCATGACCCTGCACAACGCCTACGGGTATGGCCTCTTCACCGGCGGGCTTGGCCTCCACGGGGGGGCGGAGGCCCTGGGGCTCAACGTGGTCCCCGCCTCCGGGGGGATGACGGAGCGGCAGCTCACCCTCATCCAGGATCTGCGCCCCGAGGTGATCTCCTGCACCCCCTCCTACGCCCAGACCCTGGCCGAGGAGTTTCGCAAGCGGGGGGTATCCCCGGCGGAGCTCTCCTTGGCGTACGCCGTCTTGGGGGCCGAGCCCTGGACGGAGGCCATAAGGAAGCAGGTGGACGAGGGGCTTGGCGTGAGGAGCACCAACATCTACGGCCTCTCCGAGATCATCGGCCCCGGGGTGGCCAACGAGTGCGTGGAGGAGCGGCAAGGAAGCCACATCTGGGAGGACCACTTCCTCCCCGAGGTGGTGGACCCGGAAACCGGGGAACCCCTGCCCGAGGGGAAGGTGGGGGTGCTGGTCCTCACCACCCTCACCAAGGAGGCCATGCCCCTCCTGCGCTACTGGACGGGGGACCTCACCTTCCTCACCTACGCCCCCTGCAGCTGCGGCCGCACCCACGTGCGCATGGGCCCCGTCCTGGGCCGCACCGACGACATGCTCATCATCCGCGGGGTCAACGTCTACCCCACCCAGGTGGAGGCGGTCCTCCTGGGGATCCCTGAGGTGGAACCCTACTACCAGATCGTGGTGCGGCGGGAGGGCACCCTGGACGAGGCCGAGCTCAAGGTGGAGGTTTCCGAGGCCTTCTTCCGGGAGATCGGGCAAAAGGCCCTCTCCGACGAGGTCATTGAGGCCGACCACCGCCTGCATGCCCTGAGGGAGAGGGTGGCCCACAGGATCAAGGACACCATCGGGGTGAGCATGAAGGTGACCCTCCTGGCCCCAGGGGGGGCCCCAAGGAGCGAGGGGGGGAAGCTCCGGCGGGTCTTGGACCTGAGAAAGGCCTAG
- the paaI gene encoding hydroxyphenylacetyl-CoA thioesterase PaaI: MRDPFMETLGFRLLHLAPGEAVVAGVVGEAHLNLHGTAHGGFLYALADSAFALASNARGPAVALSCRMDYFRPLPPGARVEARAKEVNLSRRTATYQVEVVSEEKRIALFTGTVFRLGGEDVPAGTGNPSQE; the protein is encoded by the coding sequence ATGAGGGATCCCTTTATGGAAACCCTGGGCTTCCGCCTCCTCCACCTGGCCCCGGGGGAGGCGGTGGTGGCGGGGGTGGTGGGGGAGGCCCACCTGAACCTGCACGGCACCGCCCACGGAGGCTTCCTCTACGCCTTGGCGGACAGCGCCTTCGCCCTGGCCTCCAACGCCCGGGGGCCGGCGGTGGCCCTCTCCTGCCGTATGGACTACTTCCGCCCCCTCCCTCCAGGGGCCCGGGTGGAGGCCCGGGCCAAGGAGGTGAACCTTTCCCGCCGCACCGCCACCTACCAGGTGGAGGTAGTTTCCGAGGAGAAGCGCATCGCCCTCTTCACGGGCACGGTGTTCCGCTTAGGAGGTGAGGATGTACCAGCCGGAACTGGAAACCCTTCCCAGGAATAG
- a CDS encoding ABC transporter ATP-binding protein — protein MLRVEGLTVRYGPLEAVRGVSLALEAGEALALIGPNGAGKTSVLRGLLGLARAEGRVVLEGEALGRRSPEALLERGVVLVPEGRALFPGLSVEDNLLLGGFRRFRRRENLKPDLERVYALFPRLLERRRQPAGTLSGGEQQMLAIGRALMARPRILLLDEPSLGLAPLMVREIYRILRGLKEEGTTLLLVEQNAKVALALADRGVVLEAGEVALAGRAEELRQDPKVVEAYLGLAREVEEG, from the coding sequence ATGCTCCGGGTGGAAGGCCTCACCGTGCGCTACGGCCCCCTGGAGGCGGTACGGGGGGTGTCCTTGGCCCTGGAGGCCGGGGAGGCCTTGGCCCTCATCGGCCCCAACGGGGCGGGGAAGACCTCGGTCCTGCGGGGGCTTTTGGGCCTGGCCCGGGCCGAGGGCCGGGTGGTGCTGGAGGGGGAAGCCCTCGGGCGGCGAAGCCCAGAGGCCCTCCTGGAGCGGGGGGTAGTCCTGGTGCCCGAGGGGCGGGCCCTGTTCCCCGGGCTTTCCGTGGAGGACAACCTCCTCCTGGGGGGCTTCCGCCGCTTCCGCCGCCGGGAGAACCTGAAGCCCGATCTGGAGAGGGTGTACGCCCTCTTTCCCCGGCTTTTGGAGAGGCGGCGGCAGCCCGCGGGGACCCTTTCCGGGGGGGAGCAGCAGATGCTGGCCATCGGTCGGGCCCTGATGGCCCGGCCCCGGATCCTCCTCCTGGACGAGCCTTCCCTGGGCCTTGCCCCCCTGATGGTGCGGGAGATCTACCGCATCCTGCGGGGGCTCAAGGAGGAAGGGACCACCCTCCTCCTGGTGGAGCAAAACGCCAAGGTGGCCCTGGCCCTGGCCGACCGGGGGGTGGTGCTGGAGGCGGGGGAGGTGGCCTTGGCCGGGCGGGCGGAGGAGCTCAGGCAGGACCCCAAGGTGGTGGAGGCCTACCTGGGCCTGGCCCGGGAGGTGGAGGAGGGATGA
- a CDS encoding ATP-binding cassette domain-containing protein, with the protein MRYLWFALLALPFLLSPFPFYLTLLNFFALSGMVALSLYVLTGLAGMTSFAQAAFMGMGAYATALITVKAGLSPWLGLLAGLGLSLLLALVLGGLTVRLKGHFLPLSTIAWQVALYILAGNLVWLTGGHTGLTDLPPLSLFGLPLDTGFRYALLSLFLLVLLVLALSNLRHSRLGRALLALRGDALAAASFGVDPASLRLKAFLLSGAIAGLAGFLYAHFLRFVNPTPFSLEASIKYLVMAVAGGVGSVPGVLLGAAFFTGLEDWLKDLLPLLLGRQGNYETIAYGLILALILLLAPKGLWPLLERRLPQREGRLPRAEPLSLSAPSGPRGEVVLAVEGLKKAFGGLLAVNGVSFALRRGEILALIGPNGAGKSTTFNLITGALPPDGGRVVLFGQEITGLPPQRVHRLGLGRTFQHPHLFPELSVLENAALGTYARTRAGFFSVLLGFFRQEEARALATAYGALKRVGLEGLALERAERLSVGQQRLLEIARLLASGAEVLLLDEPGAGLRAGEKRELAALLRSLAKEGYTVLLVDHDMDLIMGLADRVVVMNYGEKIAEGIPKEVQRNPAVRAAYLGEEEAA; encoded by the coding sequence ATGCGCTACCTGTGGTTTGCCCTCCTGGCCCTGCCCTTTCTCCTTTCCCCCTTCCCCTTCTACCTCACCCTGCTCAACTTCTTCGCCCTTTCCGGCATGGTGGCCCTTTCCCTTTACGTGCTCACCGGCCTGGCGGGGATGACCAGCTTCGCCCAGGCGGCCTTCATGGGGATGGGGGCCTACGCCACGGCCCTTATCACGGTGAAGGCGGGGCTTTCCCCTTGGCTTGGGCTATTGGCGGGCCTGGGGCTTTCCCTCCTCCTGGCCCTCGTCCTGGGGGGGCTTACGGTGCGCCTCAAGGGCCACTTCCTCCCCCTTTCCACCATCGCCTGGCAGGTGGCCCTGTACATCCTGGCGGGGAACCTGGTCTGGCTCACCGGGGGGCATACCGGCCTTACCGACCTGCCGCCCCTTTCCCTTTTCGGCCTTCCCCTGGACACGGGCTTCCGCTACGCCCTCCTGAGCCTCTTCCTCCTGGTCCTTTTGGTCCTGGCCCTTTCCAACCTGCGGCATAGCCGCCTGGGCCGGGCCCTTCTGGCCCTCAGGGGGGACGCCCTGGCGGCGGCCAGCTTCGGGGTGGACCCGGCCAGCCTGCGCCTTAAGGCCTTTCTCCTCTCCGGGGCCATCGCCGGGCTTGCCGGTTTCCTCTACGCCCACTTCCTGCGCTTCGTGAACCCCACCCCCTTTTCCCTGGAGGCCTCCATCAAGTACCTGGTCATGGCCGTGGCCGGGGGGGTGGGGAGCGTCCCCGGGGTCCTCCTGGGAGCGGCCTTTTTCACCGGCCTCGAGGACTGGCTCAAGGACCTCCTCCCCCTCCTCCTGGGCCGGCAGGGCAACTACGAGACCATCGCCTACGGCCTCATCCTGGCCCTGATCCTCCTCCTGGCCCCTAAGGGGCTTTGGCCCCTACTGGAGCGCCGCCTTCCCCAGCGGGAGGGGCGGCTGCCCCGGGCCGAGCCCCTTTCCCTTTCCGCCCCCTCAGGGCCTCGAGGGGAGGTGGTCTTGGCGGTGGAGGGCCTAAAGAAGGCCTTCGGCGGGCTTCTTGCCGTGAACGGGGTTTCCTTTGCCTTGAGGCGGGGGGAGATCCTGGCCCTCATCGGCCCCAACGGGGCGGGGAAGAGCACCACCTTCAACCTCATCACCGGGGCCCTCCCCCCGGATGGAGGGCGGGTGGTCCTCTTCGGCCAGGAGATCACCGGCCTACCCCCCCAGCGGGTCCACCGCCTGGGCCTGGGGCGCACCTTCCAGCACCCCCACCTTTTCCCCGAGCTCTCGGTGCTGGAAAACGCCGCCCTGGGTACCTACGCCCGCACCCGGGCGGGCTTTTTCTCCGTGCTCCTAGGCTTTTTCCGCCAGGAGGAGGCCCGGGCCCTGGCCACGGCCTATGGGGCCCTGAAGCGGGTGGGCCTGGAGGGCCTGGCCCTGGAGCGGGCCGAGCGGCTTTCCGTGGGGCAGCAGCGCCTCTTGGAGATCGCCCGCCTCCTGGCCTCGGGGGCGGAGGTCCTCCTCCTGGACGAGCCGGGGGCGGGCCTGCGGGCCGGGGAGAAGCGGGAGCTGGCCGCCCTCCTCCGCTCCCTGGCCAAGGAGGGGTACACGGTGCTCCTGGTGGACCACGACATGGACCTCATCATGGGCTTGGCGGACCGGGTGGTGGTGATGAACTACGGGGAGAAGATCGCCGAGGGTATCCCCAAGGAGGTGCAGCGGAACCCCGCGGTGCGGGCGGCCTACCTGGGGGAGGAGGAGGCGGCCTGA
- a CDS encoding branched-chain amino acid ABC transporter permease codes for MDATILGFLLLDGLQNGVVYGLLALSLVLVFAVTRVILVPIGELLMFAPLSLVWLLEGKLPGTLWLALALGGAWAFLARGREALLPVGGGLGVALLLLLALRVPALAYPAAVALVVYLGAATYRVFFQPMREATVLSLLIMAVGLHVAYMGLGLVFFGPEQFRPRPLLEGEILVGLSRQGGLVLLFALLAVVGLYLFFRQSLFGKALLAAAENRLGARLSGISPQEAGMVAFAIASLLSALSGLLLAPLINAAYFMGFMLGLKGFVAAILGGLMSYPVAFLGALLVGFFESFTSFYASAYKEALVFLLLVPALFYQSLRARAVEE; via the coding sequence ATGGACGCCACCATCCTCGGCTTCCTCCTCTTGGACGGGCTGCAGAACGGGGTGGTCTACGGCCTCCTGGCCCTTTCCCTGGTCCTGGTCTTCGCCGTGACCCGGGTGATCCTGGTGCCCATCGGGGAGCTCCTCATGTTTGCCCCCCTTTCCTTGGTCTGGCTCCTGGAGGGGAAGCTCCCCGGGACCCTGTGGCTGGCCCTGGCCCTGGGCGGGGCCTGGGCCTTCCTCGCCCGGGGGCGGGAGGCCCTCCTCCCCGTGGGGGGCGGCCTGGGGGTAGCCCTCCTGCTCCTCCTGGCCCTCCGGGTCCCGGCCCTGGCCTACCCCGCCGCCGTGGCCCTGGTGGTCTACCTGGGGGCCGCCACCTACCGGGTCTTCTTCCAGCCCATGCGGGAGGCCACCGTCCTCTCCCTCCTCATCATGGCCGTGGGGCTCCACGTGGCCTACATGGGCCTGGGCCTGGTCTTCTTCGGTCCGGAGCAGTTCCGCCCCCGGCCCCTCCTGGAGGGGGAGATCCTGGTGGGCCTCTCCCGCCAAGGCGGGTTGGTCCTCCTCTTTGCCCTCCTGGCCGTGGTGGGACTCTACCTCTTCTTCCGGCAAAGCCTTTTCGGCAAGGCCCTCCTGGCCGCGGCGGAGAACCGGCTTGGGGCCAGGCTTTCCGGGATCTCCCCCCAGGAGGCGGGGATGGTGGCCTTTGCCATCGCCAGCCTGCTTTCCGCCCTTTCCGGCCTTCTCCTGGCCCCCCTCATCAACGCCGCCTACTTCATGGGCTTCATGCTGGGCCTCAAGGGGTTTGTGGCCGCCATCCTGGGGGGGCTCATGAGCTACCCCGTGGCCTTCCTGGGGGCCCTTTTGGTGGGCTTCTTTGAGAGCTTTACCAGCTTTTACGCCAGCGCCTACAAGGAGGCCCTGGTCTTCCTGCTCCTGGTGCCCGCCCTCTTCTACCAGAGCCTGCGGGCCCGCGCGGTGGAGGAGTGA
- a CDS encoding ABC transporter substrate-binding protein — protein MKRWLALALVLALPALAQEALKVGVVVSATGPAASLGIPERNTFLMLQDLLERTGGVAGRKVQFVILDDASDTTQAVRNTRRLVEEGVVAIVGTTTTPASLGMIPVVAEARVPTISLAASKDIIHPVDAQRLWVFKTPQTEELMARAIVADMVARGVKTVGYIGFNDAYGEGWARFFEAEARAKGLQVVASERYARTDTSVTGQVLRILARRPDAVLIGASGTPAVLPQRTLKERGYAGLIYQTHGVANPDFLRVGGADVEGTLLPAGPILVAEQLPSGYPTKRPSLDYIQRYEARYGIGSYSTFGAHAWDAWLILKPALERALKRADPAKDLAGFRAALRDEIEATRGLVATHGVFTFSREDHLGLRFEDSAVMVRVEGGRWKLERTFR, from the coding sequence ATGAAGCGTTGGTTGGCCCTCGCGTTGGTCCTGGCCCTTCCGGCCCTGGCCCAGGAGGCCCTGAAGGTGGGGGTGGTGGTCTCCGCCACGGGCCCCGCCGCCTCCCTGGGCATCCCCGAGCGCAACACCTTCCTCATGCTCCAGGACCTCCTGGAGCGCACGGGGGGCGTGGCGGGACGGAAGGTGCAGTTCGTCATCCTGGACGACGCCTCGGACACCACCCAGGCGGTGCGCAACACCAGGCGGCTGGTGGAGGAGGGCGTAGTGGCCATCGTGGGCACCACCACCACCCCGGCCTCCTTGGGCATGATCCCCGTGGTGGCCGAGGCCCGGGTGCCCACCATCTCCCTGGCGGCCAGCAAGGACATCATCCACCCCGTGGACGCCCAGCGCCTGTGGGTCTTCAAGACCCCCCAGACGGAGGAGCTCATGGCCCGGGCCATCGTGGCGGACATGGTGGCCCGGGGGGTGAAGACCGTGGGCTACATCGGCTTCAACGACGCCTACGGGGAGGGCTGGGCCCGCTTCTTTGAGGCCGAGGCCCGGGCCAAGGGCCTCCAGGTGGTGGCGAGCGAGCGCTACGCCCGCACGGACACCTCGGTGACCGGGCAGGTGCTCCGCATCCTGGCCCGGCGGCCCGACGCGGTCCTCATCGGGGCCAGCGGCACCCCGGCGGTCCTGCCCCAGCGCACCCTGAAGGAGCGGGGCTACGCCGGCCTCATCTACCAGACCCACGGGGTGGCCAACCCCGACTTCCTCCGGGTGGGCGGGGCGGACGTGGAGGGTACCCTCCTGCCCGCGGGCCCCATCCTGGTGGCGGAGCAGCTCCCTTCGGGCTACCCCACCAAGCGGCCTTCCCTGGATTACATCCAGCGCTACGAGGCCCGCTACGGCATCGGCAGCTACTCCACCTTCGGGGCCCACGCCTGGGATGCCTGGCTGATCCTGAAGCCGGCCCTGGAGCGGGCCCTGAAGCGGGCCGACCCGGCCAAGGACCTGGCCGGCTTCCGCGCGGCCTTGCGGGACGAGATCGAGGCCACCCGGGGCCTGGTGGCCACCCATGGGGTCTTCACCTTCTCCCGGGAGGACCACCTGGGCCTGCGCTTTGAGGACAGCGCGGTGATGGTACGGGTGGAAGGCGGCCGCTGGAAGCTGGAGCGCACCTTCCGTTAG
- the hpaD gene encoding 3,4-dihydroxyphenylacetate 2,3-dioxygenase — protein MAIVRVGFLELWVRDLERSLEFYEGLLGFRLERREGETAYLRGYEEREWSLKLTQAPFPAVRALGFKVDGEEALEGLLAWARDQGLPHREEADWGKPRILRVQDPFGYPLAFYFRSEKLPRMLQEYHLHRGPGVLRIDHLNLFSPEVDRATRYYQEALGFRLTEYTEDEAGRLWASWLHRKGNVHDVAFTNGEGPRLHHFAYWLPDPLAILKAADILAGARRTEQIERGPGRHGISNAMFLYLRDPDGHRLELYTSDYLTVDPDLPPVRWSLDDPRRQTLWGHRTPRSWFLEGSLLLDLEDKPLPTRPSPLAGIPEHVT, from the coding sequence ATGGCCATCGTCAGGGTAGGGTTTTTGGAGCTTTGGGTGAGGGATCTGGAGCGGAGCCTGGAGTTTTACGAGGGGCTTTTGGGCTTCCGGTTGGAGAGGCGGGAAGGGGAAACCGCCTACCTCCGGGGCTACGAGGAGCGGGAGTGGAGCCTGAAGCTCACCCAGGCTCCATTCCCCGCGGTGCGGGCCTTGGGCTTCAAGGTGGACGGGGAGGAGGCCCTGGAAGGCCTCCTGGCCTGGGCCCGGGACCAGGGCCTTCCCCACCGGGAGGAGGCCGACTGGGGGAAGCCGCGCATCCTAAGGGTGCAGGACCCCTTCGGCTATCCCCTGGCCTTCTACTTCCGGTCGGAGAAGCTGCCCCGCATGCTGCAGGAGTACCACCTCCACCGGGGCCCTGGGGTCTTGCGCATCGACCACCTGAACCTCTTCTCCCCGGAGGTGGACCGGGCCACCCGCTACTACCAGGAAGCCCTGGGCTTCCGCCTCACGGAGTACACCGAGGACGAGGCGGGGCGGCTTTGGGCCAGCTGGCTCCACCGCAAGGGGAACGTGCACGACGTGGCCTTCACCAACGGGGAGGGCCCCAGGCTCCACCACTTCGCCTACTGGCTTCCCGACCCCCTGGCCATCCTCAAGGCGGCGGACATCCTGGCCGGGGCCAGGCGGACGGAGCAGATCGAGCGGGGCCCTGGGCGGCACGGGATCTCCAACGCCATGTTCCTCTACCTGCGCGACCCCGACGGCCACCGCCTGGAGCTTTACACCTCGGATTACCTCACCGTGGACCCCGACCTGCCCCCGGTGCGCTGGAGCCTGGATGACCCCAGGCGCCAGACCCTCTGGGGGCACAGGACCCCAAGGAGCTGGTTCCTGGAGGGAAGCCTCCTCTTGGACCTCGAGGACAAGCCCCTCCCCACCCGTCCTTCCCCCCTGGCCGGCATCCCCGAGCACGTGACCTAG
- the hpaC gene encoding 4-hydroxyphenylacetate 3-monooxygenase reductase subunit: MQARFKEALSRFAAGVTVVSARLGEEERGMTATAFMSLSLEPPLVALGIWHGAKVLPLLEASGAFWVSLLREGQEGVSEHFAGKPKEGVGLAEGRVAGALAVLHCRLEALYPGGDHRLVVGRVEAVELGEMGPPLVYYARGYRRLVWPSSG; the protein is encoded by the coding sequence CTGCAAGCCCGCTTCAAGGAGGCCCTAAGCCGCTTCGCCGCCGGGGTTACCGTGGTTTCCGCCCGGCTGGGGGAGGAGGAGCGGGGCATGACGGCCACGGCCTTCATGTCCTTGAGCCTGGAGCCCCCCCTGGTGGCCCTGGGGATCTGGCATGGGGCCAAGGTCCTTCCCCTCCTAGAGGCAAGCGGGGCCTTTTGGGTGAGCCTCCTCCGCGAGGGGCAGGAAGGGGTTTCCGAGCACTTCGCCGGCAAGCCCAAGGAGGGGGTGGGCCTGGCGGAGGGCCGGGTGGCGGGGGCCTTGGCCGTCCTCCATTGCCGGCTGGAGGCCCTCTACCCCGGGGGGGACCACCGGCTGGTGGTGGGCCGGGTGGAGGCCGTGGAGCTGGGGGAGATGGGTCCCCCCTTGGTCTACTACGCCAGGGGCTACAGGAGGCTGGTATGGCCATCGTCAGGGTAG
- the hpaB gene encoding 4-hydroxyphenylacetate 3-monooxygenase, oxygenase component yields the protein MARTGAEYLEALRERPPNLWYKGEKVEDPTTHPVFRGIARTMAALYDLQHDPRYREALTYEEEGKRHGMSFLIPKSKEDLKRRGRAYKLWADQNLGMMGRSPDYLNAVVMAYAASAPYFGEFAENVRAYYRLLRDKDLATTHALTNPQVNRAKPPSAQPDPYIPVGVVKQTERGIVVRGARMTATFPLADEVLIFPSTLLKEGPGSEKYAIAFALPTATPGLHFVCREGLVGGDSPFDHPLSSRLEEMDCLVVFDDVLVPWERVFILGDVERCNQAYAATGALHHMAHQVVVLKTAKTEALLGVAALMAEGIGADAYGHVQEKIAEIIVYLEAMRAFWTRAEEEAKENAFGLLVPDRGALDGARNLYPRLYPRMREILEQIGASGLITLPSERDFRGPLAPLLEKYLQGATLEARERVALFRLAWDMTLSGFGARQELYERFFFGDPVRMHQTLYGVYDKEPYKERIRTFLKGSLAVFAEVGA from the coding sequence ATGGCAAGGACCGGAGCGGAGTACCTCGAGGCCCTACGGGAGCGTCCCCCCAACCTCTGGTACAAGGGGGAGAAGGTGGAGGACCCCACCACCCACCCCGTCTTCCGGGGGATCGCCCGCACCATGGCCGCCCTTTACGACCTGCAGCACGACCCCCGGTACCGGGAGGCCCTCACCTACGAGGAGGAGGGGAAGCGGCACGGGATGAGCTTCCTCATCCCCAAGAGCAAGGAGGACCTGAAGCGCAGGGGGCGGGCCTACAAGCTTTGGGCCGACCAGAACCTGGGGATGATGGGCCGAAGCCCCGACTACCTGAACGCCGTGGTCATGGCCTACGCCGCCAGCGCCCCCTACTTTGGGGAGTTTGCCGAGAACGTCCGCGCCTACTACCGCCTCCTTAGGGACAAGGACCTGGCCACCACCCACGCCCTCACCAACCCCCAGGTGAACCGGGCCAAGCCCCCTTCGGCCCAGCCCGACCCCTATATCCCCGTGGGGGTGGTGAAACAGACGGAGCGGGGGATCGTGGTGCGGGGGGCGCGGATGACGGCCACCTTCCCCCTGGCGGACGAGGTCCTCATCTTCCCCTCCACCCTCCTCAAGGAGGGGCCGGGAAGCGAGAAGTACGCCATCGCCTTCGCCCTGCCTACCGCCACCCCCGGGCTCCACTTCGTCTGCCGTGAGGGCCTGGTGGGGGGGGATAGCCCCTTTGACCACCCCCTTTCCAGCCGCCTGGAGGAGATGGACTGCCTGGTGGTCTTTGACGACGTCCTGGTCCCCTGGGAGCGGGTCTTCATCCTGGGGGATGTGGAGCGGTGCAACCAGGCCTACGCGGCCACCGGGGCCCTCCACCACATGGCCCACCAGGTGGTGGTGCTGAAGACGGCCAAGACCGAGGCCCTCCTGGGGGTGGCGGCCCTCATGGCCGAGGGGATCGGGGCCGACGCCTACGGCCACGTGCAGGAGAAGATCGCCGAGATCATCGTCTACCTCGAGGCCATGCGGGCCTTCTGGACCCGGGCGGAGGAGGAGGCCAAGGAGAACGCCTTCGGCCTCCTGGTCCCGGACCGGGGGGCCTTGGACGGGGCCCGCAACCTCTACCCCAGGCTCTACCCCAGGATGCGGGAGATCCTGGAGCAGATCGGGGCCTCGGGCCTCATCACCCTGCCCTCGGAGCGGGACTTCCGGGGACCCCTGGCCCCCCTTTTGGAGAAGTACCTCCAGGGGGCAACCCTGGAGGCGCGGGAGCGGGTGGCCCTCTTCCGCCTGGCCTGGGACATGACCCTCTCCGGCTTCGGGGCCCGGCAGGAGCTTTACGAGCGCTTCTTCTTCGGCGACCCGGTGCGCATGCACCAGACCCTTTACGGGGTCTACGACAAGGAGCCCTACAAGGAGCGGATCCGCACCTTCTTGAAGGGGAGCCTGGCGGTCTTCGCCGAGGTGGGGGCGTGA